The stretch of DNA AGGTCGATCGTCTGATTCGAGAGGGGCTGCTGCCGGGCCACGTCGCCTACGAAGCCGCTCGAGCCGACCGGATTCGACAGTCGATAGGTTCGGACCGTGAACGCTTTCTGGTGGCTGAAGCCGATGGACGCATCATCGGCGCGCTCGCGGTCATTGAGGCCAAGGCGGACGTCGGCCATCTCCACTGGCTCCGGGTAGACCCGCAGTGGCAGACGGATCTTGAGGTGGCCAAGGCCCTCATCCGGGCGGCGGCCGAGCACGCGCGGGACGTGGGCCTGCTGAAGCTCGCGATGCATGCGCCCGCCGACGTGGAAGA from Phycisphaerales bacterium AB-hyl4 encodes:
- a CDS encoding GNAT family N-acetyltransferase, which produces MHSEPSNHPFTVRPSTPADQPQVDRLIREGLLPGHVAYEAARADRIRQSIGSDRERFLVAEADGRIIGALAVIEAKADVGHLHWLRVDPQWQTDLEVAKALIRAAAEHARDVGLLKLAMHAPADVEETVTAHYQQLGFVFSRTREIEDLHVLEYYLNLYEKPNPQP